A stretch of the uncultured Desulfobacter sp. genome encodes the following:
- a CDS encoding C25 family cysteine peptidase gives MNLKIIILVCLLFVFVSSVDAQGQSFSRSITSKDSDFFEMVVTLPELIVEDFGKDVSGREITRIYMPDVPSTSHVGLPKVPVVSVKIAIPVNSEIAAINVESRNNTILEGSYFLELSTPPVQLNNNYTILDDSDSSLYDSFYSDNNAYESAIYEKQGIQNKRGIKILHINLYPVSYDIDNLSLSYCDTMIVKITFSSIKQQSSKFQSNSAVKYRPDPVMPIKNQIDNPWVLDELDESSEIESKSTDSSETFEYVIITNNDFANATTDYTIHDLIAHKQLMGLSATYITTEQIYANYTGSDEAEKIRNFIKDAYNNWNTNYILLAGDSNIIPYRSLYVNFSTNEEYKYIPSDLYYQCLDGSFNNDGDSKWGEENDGEDGGYVDILAEVYIGRASAENQEELANWIYKTISYESNPYAIQRNKAAMVGEYLGFGGVSEYAKNQMEQIRIGGLYDQYATAGFDSEPRIEVDTLYDMDSTWSSSELENMMNSNSYGLFNHLGHANVYYVMQLYNVDVDALTNTSFFFIYSQGCLPGYFPGDAIAEHFTTSTRHGAFAVIFNSRYGWGSRNSTDGPSQRPNRWFWDAIFSEGISQLGPMNVYSHEKNLYEITEPVMRWVIYETNLFGDPHVDISPAIEGMRVAESDPGEYEVVSNQTFDFTVSFTHNYDLDSIDISNIQVNGVNADWYELVDEETVKYIYHNSPVSTEGPQTINIVSGSVLRANDNEPVEEWHTTFYYDTMPLAIATSSPAENETVSSAPEKLILNFNENVDPSTVSVDNITLSYGEITSAVLVDSNTIEYSLAGLLRENTVTYTLRKGSLLDEHGNAAPEYVGTFIIDDPLVDWFESTDIPKNILNQTTVLSTIEVTESFTIGDLYIELDITHSNDTDLDVFLIGPDGTRIELFTDVGENGENFTGTWLDDSAEIKITNGKAPFDGRYKPEGKLSDFIGFNAIGTWTLEVTDDYCRSDEGTLNSWSLIIHRDLNTYPQISSILPLPFDQGQIWKLIDNFTVRFSNEMNPVTVNDCNNWELIEAGQDSLFGTSDDIAFSLNILPSDIDGLNANITIDNGILPVGKYQLTAYSNGLTDISQNPLDGDGDGIAGDNYVLTFNIMPTIDSFPFNEDFETGDIASLGGYWEFEAENITDGQIQVSSSYEVHDHSYHLLLNQTAADSDIQSAILHADLIDRSGVILEFWQREIGGVYDSREDVVQISADGLVWYELIELAEDNSQSYYQHHVIDLDQAVSEAGLSYTSDFQIKFTQYNCHDINGGFAFDDIQLSLIENNDIQVGGHIHSNTTWNDTSRPYTITSDLYIDNDAILTIEPGVQVRVQNSSIEISVSGVLIAKEVNFTDCGNMSNLKSLLTVQNGGRIDFDNNTKIGRYHIILKPGSIGRISKTSFCCNSYLAINSSSVSLSNNTFSGSKPIELPIGTVSELSDNAFTYTGNATAIINGSELVNQAVFQVIGGLNQYQLSQDLTISSTGELVINAGTTVKTEFYGYDISLTVNGILRSNGGVINGCNISLSSGSVGDIKNTLLDMWSCLTIKNSDVTIDNCTFSSSTPIIINLSQLNELTGNSFNCPETASIKILGTSLNESLTIVPMGSVQKYTFNNNLTIESGGQLTVGPGVNLYHNDLTIASGGQLTVRSGGNLYTTSSYLGDIKVYGTLITESDSTIENTDSSNKDIIIESGGKAQFQAGEINGYNIRYCADSTGSISGITFDSGEYLSIYSDAVTVDNNVFSSVNPISILLSKINELSDNTFNYPGEASIKIIGTSLSESLILVPMGSVQKYTFNNLTVDSGGQLTVSSGVNLFYLNDLTIESGGQLTISSGGNLYTTTVSSLGDIKVYGTLITESDSTIENTDSSNKDIIIESGGKAQFQASEINGYNIRYCADSTGSISGITFDSGEYLSIYSDAVTVDNNVFSSVNPISILLSKINELSDNTFNYPGEASIKIIGTSLSESLILVPMGSVQKYTFNNLTVDSGGQLTVSSGVNLFYLNDLTIESGGQLTISSGGNLYTTTVSSLGDIKVYGTLITESDSTIENTDSSNKDIIIESGGKAQFQAGEINGYNIRYCADSTGSISGISFDSGEYLSIYSDAVTVDNNVFSSVNPISILLSKINELSDNTFNYPGEASIKIIGTSLSESLILVPMGSVQKYAFSNNLTIESGGQLIVGSGVNLYTAGSYYSGDIIVYGTLITESDSTIENTYSSNKDIVIKSDGYAQLQAGEIIGYDIIYGPLTLKSFAKYFGSLSDCGESCGDFDGDGDIDSQDLATFVLLLVD, from the coding sequence ATGAATTTGAAAATAATAATACTTGTCTGCTTGTTGTTTGTTTTTGTTAGCTCTGTAGATGCCCAGGGGCAATCATTTAGTCGTTCAATAACGTCGAAAGATTCTGATTTTTTTGAAATGGTTGTGACTTTGCCTGAATTAATTGTAGAAGATTTCGGTAAAGATGTATCTGGTAGAGAGATAACCCGAATTTATATGCCAGACGTTCCTTCCACTTCTCATGTTGGGCTCCCTAAAGTGCCGGTTGTTTCAGTAAAAATAGCTATTCCTGTAAATAGTGAAATAGCTGCGATTAATGTAGAATCAAGAAACAATACTATCCTTGAAGGTTCATATTTCTTGGAACTTAGTACTCCTCCTGTTCAACTGAATAATAATTATACTATTTTGGATGACTCCGACTCCAGTCTATATGATTCATTTTATTCTGATAACAATGCATATGAAAGTGCCATATATGAAAAACAGGGAATTCAGAATAAAAGAGGTATAAAGATTCTGCACATTAATCTTTATCCCGTTTCATACGATATAGACAATTTATCATTGTCGTATTGTGATACTATGATAGTTAAAATTACGTTTAGTTCGATCAAACAGCAGTCGAGTAAGTTTCAAAGTAATAGTGCGGTAAAATACCGCCCTGATCCTGTCATGCCAATAAAAAATCAAATTGATAACCCCTGGGTACTTGATGAACTGGATGAATCCTCAGAAATTGAATCGAAATCAACAGATTCCTCAGAAACCTTTGAATACGTTATAATAACAAATAATGATTTTGCCAACGCAACAACTGACTATACAATACACGACCTTATTGCACATAAACAGTTAATGGGACTGTCTGCAACATATATTACGACTGAACAAATCTATGCTAATTATACCGGGAGTGATGAAGCTGAGAAAATACGTAATTTTATCAAAGATGCCTATAACAATTGGAACACGAATTATATTCTTTTAGCAGGAGATTCTAATATAATACCTTATCGGTCATTATATGTTAATTTTAGTACCAACGAAGAATACAAGTATATTCCAAGTGATTTGTACTATCAATGTTTGGATGGCTCGTTTAACAATGACGGAGACAGCAAATGGGGAGAAGAAAATGACGGAGAAGATGGTGGATATGTTGACATACTCGCTGAGGTTTATATTGGTCGTGCATCGGCAGAAAACCAGGAGGAGCTGGCAAATTGGATTTATAAAACTATTAGCTATGAAAGCAATCCATACGCTATCCAGCGCAATAAAGCAGCGATGGTTGGAGAATATCTTGGTTTTGGCGGAGTAAGTGAGTATGCAAAAAACCAAATGGAACAAATTCGCATAGGAGGACTCTATGACCAATACGCTACTGCAGGTTTTGATTCAGAACCACGTATTGAAGTAGATACCTTATACGATATGGATAGTACATGGAGTTCGTCTGAACTTGAAAATATGATGAACAGCAATTCTTATGGTTTGTTTAACCATTTGGGGCATGCCAATGTATATTATGTGATGCAGCTTTACAATGTTGACGTAGATGCATTAACAAATACTTCTTTTTTCTTTATATACTCCCAAGGTTGTTTACCTGGTTATTTCCCTGGAGATGCGATAGCGGAACACTTTACTACAAGTACAAGACATGGAGCCTTTGCTGTAATATTTAACAGTAGATATGGATGGGGAAGTAGAAATTCTACAGATGGACCATCTCAACGGCCGAACCGTTGGTTCTGGGATGCTATTTTTTCAGAAGGCATTTCTCAACTTGGGCCAATGAATGTATACAGTCATGAAAAGAATTTATACGAAATAACCGAACCAGTAATGAGATGGGTAATATACGAAACAAATTTATTTGGAGACCCTCATGTTGATATCAGCCCAGCAATTGAAGGTATGCGTGTTGCAGAGAGCGATCCCGGAGAGTACGAGGTTGTTTCCAATCAGACCTTTGATTTTACCGTTAGTTTTACTCACAATTACGATTTGGATTCAATTGACATATCGAATATTCAAGTAAATGGAGTGAATGCTGATTGGTACGAATTGGTTGATGAAGAAACAGTGAAATACATCTACCATAACTCGCCAGTTAGCACCGAAGGTCCTCAAACGATCAATATAGTATCAGGTTCAGTCCTGCGTGCAAATGACAATGAACCTGTCGAAGAATGGCATACCACTTTTTATTACGATACGATGCCCTTAGCTATTGCAACATCTTCTCCTGCTGAAAATGAAACAGTCTCATCAGCTCCGGAAAAATTGATTTTAAACTTCAATGAAAATGTTGATCCTTCAACTGTGTCAGTAGATAATATCACATTAAGTTATGGTGAAATAACCAGTGCCGTACTTGTTGATAGCAATACCATTGAATACTCATTAGCAGGGCTACTAAGGGAAAATACAGTAACGTATACATTAAGAAAAGGTTCTCTTTTAGATGAACATGGAAATGCCGCCCCAGAATACGTTGGTACATTCATTATTGATGACCCATTAGTTGATTGGTTTGAATCAACCGATATCCCTAAAAACATTTTAAATCAAACCACTGTGTTATCTACAATTGAAGTGACTGAATCATTTACTATCGGTGACCTATATATCGAATTAGATATAACGCATTCAAATGATACCGATTTAGATGTATTCCTGATTGGTCCTGATGGAACTCGAATTGAATTATTTACAGATGTGGGAGAAAATGGTGAAAATTTTACAGGAACATGGTTAGACGATAGCGCTGAAATAAAAATCACTAACGGGAAAGCCCCTTTTGACGGCAGATATAAGCCGGAAGGAAAACTTTCAGATTTCATAGGTTTCAATGCCATAGGAACCTGGACCTTGGAAGTTACGGATGACTATTGCCGGTCGGATGAGGGAACCCTCAATTCATGGTCATTAATAATACACAGAGATTTAAATACATATCCTCAGATTAGTTCCATTTTACCATTACCATTTGATCAAGGGCAAATATGGAAATTAATCGATAACTTCACAGTTCGTTTTTCCAATGAAATGAACCCTGTTACAGTTAACGATTGCAATAACTGGGAACTAATAGAAGCTGGTCAAGATAGTTTATTTGGAACTTCAGATGACATTGCATTTTCTTTAAACATTTTACCAAGCGATATAGACGGACTCAATGCAAATATTACTATTGATAATGGAATACTTCCTGTTGGCAAGTATCAGCTAACAGCCTATAGCAATGGATTAACTGACATTTCACAGAACCCACTTGATGGTGATGGCGACGGTATTGCAGGTGATAATTATGTATTAACCTTCAATATTATGCCCACTATAGACTCATTTCCGTTTAATGAAGATTTTGAAACCGGTGATATAGCATCGTTAGGAGGGTACTGGGAATTTGAGGCTGAGAACATCACTGATGGTCAAATACAAGTTAGTAGTTCATATGAAGTGCATGATCACAGTTATCATTTATTGCTCAATCAAACAGCAGCCGATTCAGATATCCAGTCCGCAATTCTGCATGCAGACCTTATTGATCGAAGTGGGGTTATTCTTGAATTTTGGCAGAGAGAAATTGGCGGTGTTTATGACTCCAGAGAAGATGTTGTTCAAATAAGTGCAGATGGATTGGTTTGGTATGAATTGATTGAGCTTGCAGAAGACAATAGCCAAAGTTATTATCAACACCATGTTATCGATTTAGATCAAGCAGTTTCAGAAGCAGGTCTTTCATATACTTCAGATTTTCAAATAAAATTCACTCAGTACAATTGTCACGATATTAATGGAGGTTTTGCTTTTGATGATATTCAACTTTCACTTATAGAAAATAATGATATCCAAGTTGGCGGTCATATTCATTCAAATACAACGTGGAATGATACCTCTAGGCCATACACAATTACAAGTGATTTATATATTGATAATGATGCTATATTAACCATTGAGCCTGGAGTTCAAGTCAGAGTTCAAAACAGTTCTATTGAAATTTCCGTATCCGGTGTGCTCATTGCAAAAGAGGTAAATTTTACGGACTGTGGTAATATGAGTAACTTAAAATCTCTTCTTACCGTTCAAAATGGTGGTAGAATCGATTTTGATAATAACACAAAAATAGGGCGCTATCATATTATTTTGAAGCCAGGGTCTATTGGGCGTATCAGTAAAACAAGTTTTTGTTGTAATAGTTATTTAGCTATTAATAGCTCTTCGGTTTCGCTTAGTAATAATACATTTTCAGGCTCGAAGCCAATTGAACTGCCAATTGGAACTGTTTCTGAACTATCTGATAACGCATTTACTTATACAGGCAATGCCACAGCAATAATCAATGGTAGTGAACTTGTAAATCAAGCAGTATTTCAAGTGATTGGTGGTCTAAATCAATATCAATTATCCCAAGATCTTACAATTTCATCAACCGGAGAATTAGTGATAAACGCCGGCACCACTGTTAAAACAGAATTTTATGGATATGATATAAGTTTAACTGTAAACGGCATATTAAGAAGTAATGGTGGTGTTATTAATGGTTGCAATATTTCACTTTCATCTGGATCAGTTGGAGATATCAAAAATACTCTTTTGGATATGTGGTCATGCCTTACCATAAAAAATAGTGATGTTACCATCGATAATTGTACATTTAGCAGTTCAACACCTATCATTATAAATTTGTCTCAACTAAATGAATTAACGGGCAATTCATTTAACTGCCCTGAAACTGCTTCAATAAAAATTTTGGGTACATCACTGAATGAATCACTGACCATAGTACCAATGGGTAGCGTTCAGAAATATACCTTCAACAATAATTTAACAATAGAATCCGGCGGTCAACTGACGGTTGGCCCAGGTGTAAACCTTTATCATAATGATTTAACGATAGCATCCGGCGGTCAACTAACGGTTAGATCCGGAGGCAATCTTTACACGACAAGTTCATATTTAGGTGATATTAAAGTTTATGGCACACTAATCACAGAAAGCGATTCTACAATTGAAAATACAGATTCCTCCAACAAGGATATTATCATCGAATCCGGTGGTAAAGCTCAGTTTCAAGCCGGTGAAATAAACGGTTATAATATCAGATATTGTGCAGATTCCACAGGCAGTATTTCCGGCATAACTTTTGATTCAGGTGAATACCTAAGCATTTACAGCGACGCTGTCACTGTGGACAATAATGTTTTCAGTAGTGTGAATCCAATTTCGATTTTGCTGTCTAAAATTAATGAGCTTTCGGATAATACCTTCAACTATCCAGGAGAAGCATCAATTAAAATCATAGGCACATCTTTGAGTGAATCGCTGATCTTAGTGCCAATGGGCAGTGTTCAGAAATATACTTTCAATAACTTAACTGTAGACTCCGGCGGACAACTAACAGTTAGTTCCGGGGTCAATCTTTTTTATCTTAATGATTTAACGATAGAATCCGGTGGGCAGCTAACGATTAGTTCCGGCGGCAATCTTTATACTACTACAGTTTCATCTTTAGGTGATATTAAAGTTTATGGCACACTAATCACAGAAAGCGATTCTACAATTGAAAATACAGATTCCTCCAACAAGGATATTATCATAGAATCCGGTGGTAAAGCTCAGTTTCAAGCCAGTGAAATAAACGGTTATAATATCAGATATTGTGCAGATTCCACAGGCAGTATTTCCGGCATAACTTTTGATTCAGGTGAATACCTAAGCATTTACAGCGACGCTGTCACTGTGGACAATAATGTTTTCAGTAGTGTGAATCCAATTTCGATTTTGCTGTCTAAAATTAATGAGCTTTCGGATAATACCTTCAACTATCCAGGAGAAGCATCAATTAAAATCATAGGCACATCTTTGAGTGAATCGCTGATCTTAGTGCCAATGGGCAGTGTTCAGAAATATACTTTCAATAACTTAACTGTAGACTCCGGCGGACAACTAACAGTTAGTTCCGGGGTCAATCTTTTTTATCTTAATGATTTAACGATAGAATCCGGTGGGCAGCTAACGATTAGTTCCGGCGGCAATCTTTATACTACTACAGTTTCATCTTTAGGTGATATTAAAGTTTATGGCACACTAATCACAGAAAGCGATTCTACAATTGAAAATACAGATTCCTCCAACAAGGATATTATCATCGAATCCGGTGGTAAAGCTCAGTTTCAAGCCGGTGAAATAAACGGTTATAATATCAGATATTGTGCAGATTCCACAGGCAGTATTTCCGGCATATCTTTTGATTCAGGTGAATACCTAAGCATTTACAGCGACGCTGTCACTGTAGACAATAATGTTTTCAGTAGTGTGAATCCAATTTCGATTTTGCTGTCTAAAATTAATGAGCTTTCGGATAATACCTTCAACTATCCAGGAGAAGCATCAATTAAAATCATAGGCACATCTTTGAGTGAATCGCTGATCTTAGTGCCAATGGGCAGTGTTCAGAAATATGCTTTCAGCAATAATTTAACAATAGAATCCGGGGGACAACTCATAGTGGGTTCAGGCGTTAATCTTTATACTGCAGGTTCATATTACAGCGGTGATATAATAGTTTATGGAACACTCATTACAGAAAGTGATTCTACAATCGAAAATACATACAGTTCTAACAAGGATATAGTTATAAAATCAGATGGATATGCTCAATTGCAGGCTGGTGAAATAATAGGTTACGATATCATATATGGCCCTCTGACTTTAAAATCATTTGCAAAGTATTTTGGATCGCTGAGTGACTGCGGGGAATCCTGCGGAGACTTTGATGGGGATGGAGATATAGATAGTCAAGATTTGGCAACTTTTGTTTTATTGCTAGTTGATTAA
- a CDS encoding YheU family protein, translated as MKAVKIPYDQLSPEALQSVVEEFVTRDGTDYGEIEVPLETKIAQVMAQLKSGKAVIVFDQKTESCTVLRSDDSLMKALDG; from the coding sequence TTGAAAGCTGTTAAAATCCCCTATGATCAATTGAGCCCGGAAGCCCTCCAGAGTGTGGTTGAAGAATTTGTAACCAGGGATGGTACGGACTATGGTGAAATAGAAGTTCCCTTGGAAACAAAAATTGCCCAGGTGATGGCCCAGCTCAAATCCGGTAAGGCCGTTATTGTTTTTGACCAGAAGACGGAATCATGCACTGTTTTGAGGAGTGATGATTCTTTGATGAAGGCACTGGATGGGTGA
- a CDS encoding GIY-YIG nuclease family protein, translated as MPDRNWSTYLIECSDRSLYCGVTKNMENRLIRHNEGTASKYTRSRLPVKLAAVKEHLTKREAYQLEYQIKRTPTDKKIATLNDWKPEN; from the coding sequence ATGCCTGACAGGAATTGGTCCACATATCTCATAGAATGTTCTGATCGATCACTGTACTGCGGCGTCACTAAAAATATGGAAAACCGGCTGATAAGGCACAACGAAGGGACAGCCTCAAAATATACACGATCCCGCCTGCCGGTAAAATTGGCTGCCGTTAAAGAACATTTGACCAAACGTGAGGCCTACCAGTTGGAATACCAAATCAAGAGGACCCCGACCGACAAAAAAATAGCAACGTTGAATGACTGGAAACCTGAAAATTGA
- a CDS encoding cyclin-dependent kinase inhibitor 3 family protein, producing MVARTSLSHPLQIAEVQAGIDCGKIGITFCPGKHDRFAVTGIWARNLDIDLDVIKDWGAGLVLTLLKTTEMEELNVPTLGEQIQRRGMTWVHLPIADYSVPDDEFEQNWLIYGKEIRHRLCRGENILIHCKGGLGRAGMIAARLLVELGTEPEKAIRMVRRVRSGAIETFAQLALVKQTTIINEAPCK from the coding sequence ATGGTAGCACGAACAAGCCTTTCCCACCCTCTTCAGATTGCTGAAGTTCAGGCTGGAATTGACTGCGGGAAGATTGGAATTACTTTTTGTCCGGGAAAACATGATCGGTTTGCCGTGACAGGTATTTGGGCCAGAAATCTGGATATTGATCTAGATGTAATAAAAGACTGGGGTGCAGGTCTTGTACTTACGTTATTAAAAACAACGGAAATGGAAGAACTAAATGTGCCAACATTAGGAGAACAAATACAGCGTCGGGGTATGACGTGGGTTCATTTACCTATTGCAGATTATTCTGTGCCGGATGATGAATTTGAACAAAATTGGCTTATTTATGGTAAAGAAATCCGCCATCGTCTGTGCCGGGGAGAGAATATACTCATACACTGCAAAGGTGGCCTGGGCAGAGCTGGGATGATAGCGGCTCGTTTATTAGTTGAGTTAGGTACTGAGCCGGAAAAGGCCATCAGAATGGTACGCAGAGTACGATCCGGAGCCATTGAAACGTTCGCTCAATTAGCATTGGTGAAACAAACAACAATAATTAATGAAGCGCCTTGTAAATGA
- a CDS encoding cache domain-containing protein, translating into MIILSLGFSLLFFQVRSALEQKIKEELNQSNQTITDMIETTATVSIRNHLKAIAEKNREIVSYFYQKFLDGDISESEAKNNAVQVLLSQTVGETGYLYCIDSKGIAVVHPQKGVLGHDFSFRKFIQKQISEKEGYLEYEWKNPGETLERPKALYMSYFEAWDWIISVSSYKSEFIRLIDIDDFKDRILNLSFGETGYSFILNSKGDAVIHPEVTGNVLALKDANGFSFVREMMRLKKGYLTYWWKNPSEPHPREKFVAFDYIPAFDWLIVSSSYTREVFSSLYDIQKTFLMILILVVLITGGITLIVSTTITKPLLRFIRQLEKMAPDDWSSRLADEGNNEIGKLSASFNRFMDRLGAYRKELISEIKVRKKAENDLQHLKNYLSDIIDSMPSILIGVDNHGIITQWNKKAQQATGISSESATGRLVHDVFPQMSSRMELIRQAISEQRVTSESRHTRTQNNQTVFEDVTVYPLRAKGVKGCVIRIDDVTQQVRMEEMMIQSEKMMSVGGLAAGMAHEINNPLAGMVQNVIVMKSRLENPDMPANQRTARELGISTTDIKHFMEKRGILRILEAIHSSGLRAAEIVNSMLSFARKSDADVSFHYPDQLLDQILELVATDYDLKKQYDFKSIKIIKEYADNLPMLPCESSKIQQVMLNILRNGAQAMQEANTASPMFTIRIYAETASQMICIEIEDNGPGMDEETRLKAFDPFFTTKPVGIGTGLGLSVSYFIITENHNGTMDVISEPGKGTNFIIQLPIQKKNKHL; encoded by the coding sequence ATGATCATATTGTCATTGGGTTTTTCGCTGCTTTTTTTCCAGGTGCGCAGTGCCCTTGAGCAGAAAATTAAAGAAGAGTTGAACCAGTCCAACCAAACGATTACCGATATGATAGAAACCACGGCAACGGTTTCAATCAGAAATCATTTAAAGGCCATTGCGGAAAAAAACAGAGAAATTGTATCCTATTTTTATCAAAAATTTCTTGATGGAGACATTTCGGAATCCGAGGCCAAAAACAATGCTGTTCAGGTGTTGTTAAGTCAGACCGTCGGGGAGACCGGATATCTTTACTGCATCGACAGCAAAGGGATTGCCGTTGTGCACCCCCAAAAAGGGGTGTTGGGCCATGATTTTTCTTTTCGTAAATTTATCCAGAAACAGATATCGGAAAAAGAAGGATATCTGGAATATGAATGGAAAAACCCGGGAGAAACCCTGGAACGTCCCAAAGCCCTTTACATGAGTTACTTTGAAGCCTGGGACTGGATCATTTCCGTATCGTCCTATAAATCCGAATTTATAAGGCTCATCGACATTGACGATTTTAAAGATAGAATTTTGAATCTCTCCTTTGGCGAGACCGGATATTCTTTTATCCTGAATTCAAAAGGGGATGCCGTGATCCACCCCGAAGTGACCGGTAATGTTTTGGCTTTAAAGGATGCCAACGGATTTTCCTTTGTTAGAGAAATGATGCGGTTGAAAAAAGGATACCTGACATACTGGTGGAAAAATCCTTCCGAACCGCATCCCCGAGAAAAATTTGTAGCGTTTGACTATATACCGGCATTTGACTGGCTTATTGTTTCATCCTCTTATACCAGGGAAGTGTTTTCCTCGTTGTATGACATACAGAAAACATTCCTTATGATTTTAATTCTGGTCGTTTTAATCACGGGAGGGATTACTTTAATCGTAAGCACGACCATCACAAAGCCTTTGCTTAGATTTATCAGGCAGCTTGAAAAAATGGCGCCGGATGACTGGTCTTCCCGGCTGGCAGATGAAGGAAATAATGAGATTGGCAAACTTTCAGCAAGCTTTAATCGGTTTATGGACCGGTTAGGTGCATACCGCAAAGAGCTGATCTCAGAGATCAAGGTCCGCAAAAAAGCGGAGAATGATCTTCAGCATTTAAAAAACTATCTGTCCGATATCATAGATTCAATGCCGTCAATCCTGATTGGGGTGGACAATCACGGCATCATCACCCAATGGAATAAAAAAGCCCAGCAGGCCACCGGAATTTCTTCTGAATCCGCCACAGGGCGTCTTGTTCATGATGTTTTTCCCCAGATGTCAAGCCGGATGGAACTGATCCGGCAGGCGATCTCAGAGCAGCGGGTCACTTCGGAGTCACGGCATACCAGGACACAAAACAATCAAACGGTTTTCGAAGATGTAACCGTATATCCGTTACGCGCCAAAGGGGTGAAAGGGTGTGTGATCAGAATTGATGATGTTACCCAACAAGTGCGCATGGAAGAGATGATGATTCAGTCCGAGAAAATGATGTCCGTAGGCGGCCTTGCCGCAGGTATGGCCCATGAAATAAACAATCCCCTGGCAGGCATGGTCCAGAATGTGATTGTTATGAAATCACGGCTGGAGAACCCCGACATGCCGGCAAATCAGCGTACCGCCCGGGAACTTGGCATATCCACAACAGATATCAAACATTTCATGGAAAAAAGAGGGATTCTCCGTATACTTGAAGCCATCCATTCATCCGGGTTACGTGCTGCAGAAATTGTTAACAGTATGCTCAGTTTTGCAAGAAAATCCGATGCCGATGTCTCTTTCCATTACCCGGATCAGCTTCTGGATCAAATCCTTGAACTGGTAGCAACGGATTATGACCTGAAAAAACAATACGATTTTAAATCCATTAAAATTATAAAAGAATATGCTGACAACCTGCCGATGCTGCCTTGCGAAAGTTCTAAAATTCAACAGGTTATGTTGAACATTTTACGCAACGGAGCACAGGCGATGCAGGAGGCCAATACGGCATCTCCAATGTTTACTATCAGAATCTATGCTGAAACAGCCTCTCAAATGATATGCATAGAAATAGAAGATAACGGCCCCGGCATGGATGAAGAAACTCGTTTAAAGGCCTTTGACCCGTTTTTTACAACAAAACCGGTTGGGATTGGAACCGGATTGGGTCTGTCTGTGTCGTATTTTATCATCACTGAAAATCATAACGGAACAATGGATGTCATTTCCGAACCGGGTAAAGGAACAAATTTTATTATTCAACTTCCGATTCAAAAAAAAAATAAACATCTATAA